The following coding sequences lie in one Silvanigrella aquatica genomic window:
- a CDS encoding substrate-binding domain-containing protein — protein MKIFKLNSILFLFYSNFILNISSNSQTINTNKINESPTEIYGNHKNEIKIKISNGGAGPTGIIKALAEDYLSQNIDKKFAIAWYQNISLNSLNLLKGKKVDIALVYEPIDAHKSVKEGLTSHYTLIFYDHFLIVGPKKNKANINRSDSPSAAFAKIAKYGEQQNSKKLFLSRNDFSGTNIKERLIWTLIQKAPFEEDNSHWYFKYSTFPMEALLKADKEEMYTITDWGTWLNAAKKMKNTEIFIRGGDDLLNPCVALLQNNPSKEALDFLSYLKSDRAQKIIANHGKEKFESQSFFTSAHQPEFENKL, from the coding sequence ATGAAAATATTTAAATTAAATTCTATTTTATTTCTTTTTTACTCAAATTTTATTCTAAATATATCAAGCAATTCACAAACAATAAATACCAATAAAATAAATGAGTCTCCAACCGAAATATATGGAAATCATAAAAACGAAATCAAAATAAAAATAAGCAATGGAGGTGCTGGGCCTACAGGAATAATTAAAGCACTGGCAGAAGATTACCTTTCACAAAATATCGACAAAAAATTTGCCATAGCCTGGTATCAAAATATTTCCTTAAACAGTTTAAATCTATTAAAAGGAAAAAAAGTAGACATAGCCTTGGTGTACGAACCCATTGACGCACACAAATCAGTGAAAGAGGGACTCACAAGTCATTATACTTTAATATTTTACGATCATTTTTTAATTGTAGGCCCAAAGAAAAATAAAGCAAATATAAATAGGTCAGACTCTCCCAGTGCCGCTTTTGCAAAAATTGCAAAATATGGCGAACAACAAAATTCGAAAAAATTATTTTTATCTCGCAACGATTTTTCGGGAACTAATATAAAAGAAAGGCTCATTTGGACTCTCATTCAAAAAGCACCTTTTGAAGAAGACAATTCCCATTGGTACTTTAAATACTCCACATTTCCAATGGAAGCTCTATTAAAAGCGGACAAAGAAGAAATGTACACCATTACCGACTGGGGAACTTGGTTAAATGCTGCTAAAAAAATGAAAAATACAGAAATTTTTATTCGTGGCGGTGATGACCTTTTAAACCCCTGCGTGGCCTTATTGCAAAACAACCCTTCAAAAGAGGCTCTTGATTTTCTGAGCTATTTAAAAAGCGATCGCGCACAAAAAATAATTGCAAATCATGGCAAGGAAAAATTTGAAAGCCAAAGCTTTTTTACATCAGCACACCAACCAGAATTTGAAAATAAGTTGTAA
- a CDS encoding M17 family metallopeptidase codes for MKTRIAIELFETLPEKVDTLFSLICENSLHSPCLTDLPARLKEIGFTGTAQEKKLISQSNKVIVAIGAGSTLKNTELSGFRKAIGKTISEAKDQNLTQICVEIYPTEHSDLEYISYVFAETVTLALYSFEHNYSNQVFPQKKAHSVEEIKLFISGSATVHEKLKENITKGMARGQSLNFARYLSDLPSNQLRPKDLSLLTQEKFSELKHTSSTILDKIELEKQGFGGIIAVGKGSIYDPYLAIFDYNPPDAKETIVLIGKGVTFDTGGYSIKPKKFHDEMKYDMCGAANIFSAAYIAAKEEMPLRIICMLACVENSIGDYAQRPSDVYKAWNGKLVDVYNTDAEGRLILADVIAYSASFAPKMIIDLATLTGGSSQIASNMAAILCVNQESLVPLVKNAAALAGEKYVHLEILPEATESIKGTVSDYTNMNNKWQEGAATMHAAAFLQEFVPPESQWIHLDIASMAYGGRDNSYLSTTGATSFGARTIVHILKKIAEE; via the coding sequence ATGAAAACAAGAATTGCAATTGAATTATTTGAAACTTTACCAGAAAAAGTAGATACTCTTTTTTCTTTAATTTGTGAAAATTCACTGCATTCGCCTTGCTTAACAGATCTTCCAGCACGATTAAAAGAAATTGGTTTTACAGGTACAGCTCAAGAGAAAAAATTAATTTCACAAAGTAACAAAGTAATTGTCGCTATTGGTGCTGGTTCCACTTTAAAAAATACGGAGCTGAGCGGTTTTCGCAAAGCCATTGGAAAAACCATATCCGAAGCTAAAGATCAAAACTTGACTCAAATATGTGTTGAAATTTATCCTACAGAGCATTCGGATTTAGAATATATTTCCTATGTATTCGCAGAAACTGTTACGTTAGCTTTATATTCTTTTGAACACAATTATTCAAATCAAGTATTTCCACAAAAAAAAGCACACTCCGTTGAAGAAATTAAATTATTTATTAGTGGCTCAGCAACAGTGCATGAAAAATTAAAAGAAAATATTACAAAAGGAATGGCAAGAGGACAAAGTTTAAATTTTGCTCGTTACTTAAGTGATTTGCCTTCAAATCAATTGCGCCCTAAAGATTTGTCTTTACTTACCCAAGAAAAATTCTCAGAACTAAAGCATACCAGTTCCACTATTTTAGACAAAATAGAACTTGAAAAACAAGGTTTTGGTGGGATTATTGCTGTAGGAAAAGGCAGCATTTATGACCCTTACTTAGCCATTTTCGACTACAATCCTCCCGATGCCAAAGAAACCATCGTCCTCATTGGTAAAGGTGTTACCTTTGATACGGGTGGTTATTCTATAAAACCCAAAAAATTTCATGATGAAATGAAATATGACATGTGTGGTGCTGCTAATATTTTTTCCGCAGCTTATATTGCTGCTAAAGAAGAAATGCCGTTACGTATTATCTGTATGCTCGCCTGCGTTGAAAATAGTATTGGTGATTACGCGCAAAGACCAAGTGATGTCTACAAAGCTTGGAATGGAAAGTTAGTCGATGTCTACAATACCGATGCCGAAGGACGCCTTATTCTCGCCGATGTCATTGCCTACTCAGCTTCTTTTGCTCCTAAAATGATCATCGATTTAGCCACGCTTACAGGGGGCTCAAGTCAAATTGCAAGCAACATGGCCGCTATTTTATGTGTGAATCAAGAGTCTCTTGTTCCCTTAGTGAAAAACGCTGCCGCCCTTGCTGGTGAAAAGTATGTGCATCTCGAAATTTTACCCGAAGCCACAGAGAGTATTAAAGGAACAGTTTCCGACTACACCAACATGAATAACAAATGGCAAGAGGGTGCTGCGACCATGCATGCCGCCGCTTTTTTACAGGAATTTGTACCTCCCGAATCGCAATGGATTCACCTTGACATTGCGAGCATGGCCTATGGAGGACGCGATAATAGCTATTTATCCACCACAGGTGCCACCTCATTTGGAGCGCGCACCATTGTCCACATTTTGAAAAAAATAGCTGAAGAATAA
- a CDS encoding substrate-binding periplasmic protein, with amino-acid sequence MIKKISLIIKCILCFVFLLNSLYVYSIEPDIKVIKIAYYKDFPPLSFIENDVTIGVFIDISELVLGKMMGYKVIQEAFPWERAQDYVRRGEFDAHLTVSTKEREKYLLFQKNITYEGPIVMAYSKYNSKIKEIENIKKISDFENFNLMDYIGNGWGKEYLFNKKSMVNNVYFSPNLINALKMINANRADIIPGILAYNAQYIIKHENLNNIKIKEINLGKSFKNIFKLCIRKNFPNAKKILKKYDEKYKIALKNGDISKILSKKKYTFNN; translated from the coding sequence ATGATAAAAAAAATATCTCTGATAATTAAGTGTATATTGTGTTTTGTGTTTTTATTAAATAGTTTATACGTCTATTCAATTGAACCTGACATTAAAGTAATAAAAATTGCTTATTATAAAGATTTTCCTCCATTATCTTTTATTGAAAATGATGTAACTATTGGAGTATTTATTGATATTTCAGAATTAGTGTTAGGAAAAATGATGGGTTATAAAGTTATTCAAGAAGCTTTTCCTTGGGAAAGAGCTCAGGATTATGTTAGACGGGGAGAGTTTGATGCTCACTTAACAGTATCCACTAAAGAAAGAGAGAAATATCTTTTATTCCAAAAAAATATTACTTATGAAGGTCCAATTGTTATGGCTTATTCTAAATATAACTCAAAAATAAAAGAAATTGAAAATATTAAAAAAATTTCAGATTTCGAGAATTTTAATTTAATGGACTATATTGGTAATGGTTGGGGTAAAGAGTATTTGTTTAATAAAAAAAGCATGGTAAATAATGTGTATTTTTCACCAAATTTGATAAACGCTTTAAAAATGATAAACGCTAATAGAGCTGATATTATTCCAGGAATTCTTGCTTATAATGCTCAGTATATCATAAAACATGAAAATTTAAATAATATTAAAATTAAAGAAATTAATCTAGGAAAATCATTTAAAAATATTTTTAAATTATGCATAAGAAAAAATTTTCCAAACGCAAAAAAAATTCTAAAAAAATACGATGAAAAATATAAAATAGCTTTAAAAAATGGTGATATAAGTAAAATTTTATCGAAAAAAAAATACACTTTTAATAATTAA
- a CDS encoding sensor histidine kinase, giving the protein MDYSFFFNTSKDALFLIDKQGKITSANFIAKKYNLTENKILYSLLVQSESLKTKETIDSLIEKNSRESQLLELTCFPELLSRTRWKITYIKELEQIAFCCEELSQFSPEDFLLHTGLMKIIFDHDPNLIAITNLKGHYLFANKAVYAFASLPEPYNVEKLNHLIEEKELWLPGHESRNENLEKEVSDIELTTDPSGNATWFENIRVPIKMTFGENVHLIISKNVTNWKLSEKRLVDHQQALFHSNRLSYLGEMAGQIAHEINNPLSIILGNSQLIKKNLQEEGSKEETETQLKSIQKIETMVERISKLIKMMRALAKQNNTLPQTHSKIADLISSVLSTLNDKFNSYEIKIDFQMNHLDKIEILCSSTEISQVFLNILLNAIDALILYPNDIERKISVNLSRNQKNIIIDISNNGEEIPAAIKDRVLEPFFTTKPVGHGTGIGLSISKRIIDQHHGIITFKSTPELTTFTVTLPIAD; this is encoded by the coding sequence ATGGATTATTCGTTTTTTTTTAATACCTCTAAAGATGCTTTGTTTTTAATTGATAAACAGGGAAAAATAACATCTGCAAATTTTATTGCCAAAAAATATAACTTAACAGAAAATAAAATTTTATATTCTTTATTGGTTCAAAGTGAATCACTTAAAACTAAGGAAACAATTGACAGTCTTATAGAAAAAAACTCTCGAGAATCACAGCTCCTTGAGCTTACATGTTTTCCCGAATTGCTATCACGTACCCGCTGGAAAATCACTTATATTAAAGAATTAGAACAAATTGCTTTTTGCTGCGAAGAACTCAGTCAATTTTCTCCTGAAGATTTTTTACTTCACACCGGACTCATGAAAATCATATTCGATCACGATCCCAATTTAATTGCCATTACAAATCTCAAAGGACATTATTTATTTGCAAATAAAGCAGTTTATGCATTTGCATCACTACCGGAACCTTATAATGTAGAAAAATTAAATCATCTTATTGAAGAAAAAGAATTGTGGCTACCAGGACATGAGTCTCGAAATGAGAATTTGGAAAAAGAAGTTTCTGATATTGAACTCACCACCGATCCTTCAGGTAATGCAACTTGGTTTGAAAATATTCGTGTTCCTATTAAAATGACATTTGGAGAAAATGTACATTTGATCATTTCAAAGAACGTAACAAATTGGAAGTTATCCGAAAAAAGATTAGTTGATCACCAACAAGCTCTTTTCCATTCTAATCGATTATCCTATCTGGGAGAAATGGCGGGACAAATTGCCCATGAAATTAATAATCCCTTATCAATTATATTAGGAAATTCCCAACTCATTAAAAAAAATCTCCAGGAAGAAGGAAGTAAAGAAGAAACTGAAACTCAATTAAAATCGATTCAAAAAATTGAAACCATGGTCGAGCGTATTTCAAAACTCATAAAAATGATGCGTGCTTTAGCAAAACAAAATAATACATTACCACAAACGCATTCAAAAATTGCTGATTTAATCTCAAGCGTTCTCAGTACTTTAAATGATAAATTTAATTCCTATGAAATTAAAATTGATTTTCAAATGAATCACTTAGATAAAATTGAAATCTTATGTTCATCAACAGAAATTTCACAGGTTTTTCTAAATATTCTACTTAATGCTATAGATGCTTTAATTTTATATCCTAATGATATTGAAAGAAAAATATCTGTTAATTTATCGCGTAATCAAAAAAATATTATTATTGATATTTCGAATAATGGTGAAGAAATTCCTGCGGCTATAAAAGATAGAGTTCTTGAACCTTTTTTCACTACAAAACCAGTGGGACATGGAACGGGAATAGGGCTCAGTATTTCTAAAAGAATAATTGATCAGCATCATGGAATAATTACATTTAAAAGCACTCCCGAACTGACAACTTTTACAGTAACTCTTCCTATTGCTGATTGA
- a CDS encoding class I SAM-dependent methyltransferase translates to MQCKICQNSVKFFAKASIMVQNFEANYYLCEQCEYVFVDNPHWLPIAYEEGITDSDIGLVNRNTRFSVITFALIRLFLNYKSKFLDFAGGYGLFVRLMRDLGIDYYWQDKYTKNLFAKSFHAREKFNTYELVTAFEVLEHLENPIPEIEEILKYSNHFLFSTELLPKHKPLPHEWNYYALEHGQHIGFFSLKTLKFMAKKYNYNFYTNGVDLHFFTKRKISNFFFKLITKYYIALFIRYAFRLKSLQTNDEGIVKNKICV, encoded by the coding sequence ATGCAGTGCAAAATATGTCAAAATTCAGTAAAATTTTTCGCTAAAGCTTCTATAATGGTTCAAAATTTTGAAGCAAATTACTATTTATGCGAGCAATGCGAATATGTATTTGTAGACAATCCTCATTGGCTCCCAATAGCTTATGAAGAAGGCATTACCGATTCTGACATTGGCCTCGTGAATAGAAATACAAGATTTTCAGTCATTACATTTGCTTTAATTCGATTATTTTTAAATTATAAAAGTAAATTTTTAGATTTTGCCGGAGGCTATGGTTTATTTGTCAGACTCATGCGCGATCTGGGTATTGATTATTACTGGCAAGATAAATACACAAAGAATTTATTTGCAAAATCATTTCATGCTAGGGAAAAGTTTAATACCTATGAGTTGGTGACAGCATTTGAAGTTTTGGAGCATTTGGAAAATCCCATACCAGAAATTGAAGAAATACTAAAATACTCCAACCACTTTTTATTTAGCACAGAATTGTTACCTAAACATAAGCCTTTACCTCATGAGTGGAATTATTACGCTTTAGAGCATGGACAACACATTGGATTTTTTTCTTTGAAAACCTTAAAGTTCATGGCTAAAAAATACAATTATAATTTTTATACAAATGGAGTCGACCTGCATTTTTTTACAAAAAGAAAAATTTCAAATTTCTTTTTTAAATTAATCACTAAATACTACATCGCTCTTTTTATTCGTTATGCTTTCAGATTAAAATCACTGCAAACAAATGATGAAGGAATTGTTAAAAATAAAATCTGTGTCTGA
- a CDS encoding M16 family metallopeptidase — MFNKKNPIIHRYLSNGMEVYLHPSDFAPVVSIQILVKTGSLDEEDQEKKEGGMAHVLEHMLFKGTKKYPLTGQIASTVEFEGGDINAYTTFDHTNYHLTAPSTFALKGSELLLDVVQNSTLDKEELTRELEVIIEEIKRYRDNPNAVVSHNLFALFYEGTRMANPVIGFEEVVQNFKRDDIYHFYKKWYIPNNMIFIASGDFNSQEMLEHLTKLSEDFLPQTLPLRERPALSVKKEKYEPKALIERGSWQEIRVQLATQAPALEDHDMPIWDVFASILGEIDTSRLNRILRDEMQIVTSIDCSCYTPKYPCGMLGIGFFGMAHNSLHALKIIVQEIRRLSEVPPTREELTRVLNTLKAQRIYSRESMDGISRCAGLSLQTSQKMEFENLYMQSVSKVTPEQIRATAQKVMTQLEQGNFHISVTLANEALPEITEKDFINAVLHSANMIHPNKEPLELSLRQSNKPNYLKEDWLAFYQKKSSETNPDVKQIKIALPFGKVLKINYRLSKRLPVTSGMLLLQGGMMSEPSDKNGTSGLMASMLTRGTQRQNYRKFIEELEDNASSISAFASRDLFGMRFDSISENSLRTAQMLLDCLFRPEFSYSEWTRTHKETIEVIIAQKDSPNAVLAKISHPLLFPSHRYSFSGIGTEQSLSNIVKEDIHKNWSDLFNAQEFVFSIAGDFDLRSFVNLIETEFKTFFDSFYEKKEHPKQSTPPFPTEHDELVGFHELQREQAHITVSFRSYPISDPRRTALEIGATILAGQGGRLFLDLRDKKSLAYAVSASQSPNVLAGVFTAYIATAAHKSREAIEGLKSHIEQLAQELPTLDEVKRAQQTVLGSQSIESQHHSYQASQLAMSDVYGLEFDNFLRFTERVNAVTPEMVSSVLKSLLSENPPVITIVGPKETWIPNKNDPVLKWNL, encoded by the coding sequence ATGTTCAATAAAAAAAATCCCATTATACATCGCTATCTGTCCAACGGAATGGAAGTATACTTACATCCTTCTGATTTTGCTCCTGTGGTTTCCATTCAAATCCTTGTTAAAACAGGCTCTCTGGATGAAGAGGATCAGGAAAAAAAAGAAGGCGGCATGGCGCATGTGTTGGAACACATGCTGTTTAAGGGAACAAAAAAATATCCTCTCACAGGTCAAATTGCATCGACGGTGGAATTTGAAGGTGGGGATATAAATGCTTATACCACATTTGACCATACCAATTACCACTTAACAGCTCCAAGCACATTTGCTTTAAAAGGCTCTGAATTACTTCTGGATGTGGTGCAAAATAGCACCTTAGATAAAGAGGAGTTAACGCGAGAACTAGAAGTTATTATTGAAGAAATAAAACGCTATCGCGATAATCCCAACGCTGTGGTATCGCACAATTTGTTTGCTCTCTTTTATGAGGGAACACGCATGGCAAATCCGGTAATTGGATTTGAGGAAGTTGTGCAAAATTTTAAGCGTGACGATATCTATCATTTTTATAAAAAATGGTACATTCCGAACAATATGATTTTTATTGCATCCGGTGACTTTAATTCTCAAGAAATGCTTGAGCACCTTACAAAACTTTCAGAAGATTTTTTACCACAGACCTTACCCCTAAGAGAGCGCCCTGCGCTTTCTGTAAAAAAAGAAAAATACGAGCCTAAAGCTTTAATAGAGCGTGGATCTTGGCAAGAAATACGCGTGCAATTGGCCACGCAGGCTCCAGCATTAGAAGATCACGACATGCCTATCTGGGATGTTTTTGCTTCTATTTTGGGCGAAATTGATACTTCTCGGTTAAATCGTATTTTGCGCGATGAAATGCAAATTGTCACAAGCATTGATTGTTCTTGTTACACCCCCAAATATCCTTGTGGCATGCTTGGGATTGGTTTTTTTGGTATGGCACACAATTCCCTGCATGCCCTAAAAATTATTGTCCAAGAAATTCGGAGACTCTCTGAAGTCCCCCCCACTCGTGAAGAACTGACAAGGGTGTTAAATACTCTTAAAGCACAACGCATTTATTCGCGTGAAAGTATGGATGGTATTTCTCGTTGTGCTGGTTTAAGTTTACAAACATCCCAAAAAATGGAATTTGAAAACTTATATATGCAATCAGTTTCAAAAGTAACGCCAGAACAAATCAGAGCCACTGCTCAAAAAGTGATGACACAACTTGAGCAAGGAAATTTTCACATATCTGTTACATTAGCAAATGAAGCCTTGCCTGAAATTACTGAAAAAGATTTCATTAATGCTGTTCTTCATAGTGCAAATATGATTCATCCCAATAAAGAGCCCTTGGAGTTAAGCTTACGACAAAGTAACAAACCAAATTATTTGAAAGAAGACTGGTTAGCGTTCTATCAAAAAAAATCATCTGAAACGAATCCTGATGTAAAACAAATTAAAATAGCTCTTCCTTTTGGCAAAGTTTTAAAAATTAATTACAGATTATCAAAAAGACTGCCTGTCACAAGTGGGATGTTGTTACTTCAAGGCGGCATGATGTCCGAACCATCTGACAAAAATGGAACCAGTGGACTCATGGCAAGCATGCTGACACGTGGCACACAGCGACAAAATTATCGCAAATTCATTGAAGAACTTGAAGATAATGCTTCCAGCATTAGCGCTTTTGCATCGCGAGATCTTTTTGGAATGCGTTTTGATTCCATAAGTGAAAATAGTTTAAGAACAGCTCAAATGTTGTTAGATTGTCTTTTTAGACCTGAATTTTCATATTCCGAATGGACACGTACTCATAAAGAAACAATTGAAGTGATTATTGCACAGAAAGACAGTCCTAATGCTGTTCTTGCTAAAATATCACACCCTTTATTATTTCCTAGTCATCGTTATTCTTTCTCAGGAATTGGTACAGAACAGTCTTTAAGTAACATTGTAAAAGAAGATATTCATAAAAACTGGTCTGATCTTTTTAATGCTCAGGAATTTGTTTTTTCCATTGCGGGAGATTTCGATTTAAGATCATTTGTAAACTTAATTGAAACAGAATTTAAAACCTTTTTCGATTCCTTTTATGAAAAAAAGGAACACCCCAAACAAAGTACACCGCCCTTCCCCACAGAGCACGATGAACTCGTGGGCTTTCATGAATTGCAAAGAGAACAAGCTCATATCACAGTGTCTTTCCGTTCTTATCCCATTTCCGATCCTCGTCGCACAGCCCTTGAAATAGGAGCCACAATTCTTGCAGGCCAAGGGGGAAGACTCTTTCTCGATTTACGCGACAAAAAGTCATTGGCCTATGCTGTGAGTGCCTCACAATCACCGAATGTTTTAGCAGGAGTGTTTACGGCCTATATTGCCACTGCGGCTCACAAGTCACGAGAAGCCATAGAAGGTCTCAAATCACATATTGAACAACTTGCTCAAGAACTACCTACATTAGATGAAGTAAAAAGAGCCCAACAAACTGTTCTAGGATCGCAAAGTATTGAATCACAGCATCATAGCTATCAGGCTTCGCAATTGGCTATGAGCGATGTCTATGGTCTTGAATTCGATAATTTTTTACGTTTTACAGAACGTGTCAATGCGGTTACGCCTGAAATGGTCAGTAGCGTGTTAAAATCCTTATTGAGTGAAAATCCTCCTGTTATTACAATTGTGGGACCTAAAGAAACATGGATTCCAAATAAAAATGACCCTGTTTTAAAGTGGAATCTTTAA
- the gltX gene encoding glutamate--tRNA ligase has protein sequence MPHTQKEVRVRIAPSPTGDPHIGTAYIALFNYVFTKKNKGKFIIRIEDTDQKRYRSDSEAMILDALKWVGIQWDEGPDIGGPYAPYKQSERKEIYREYAEALIQKGHAYRCFCTTQRLDVLRKTQQAQKLPPGYDRLCRDLPKEDVDKKIAENIPYVIRMKMPTVGKTTFKDTLRGNIEFENDGIDDQVLLKTDGFPTYHLAVVVDDHLMKITHVIRGEEWISSTPKHIMLYEMFGWEKPDFCHLPLLRNADKSKISKRKNPTSINYYRRKGILPETLRNFLALMGWNFGDNVEKFSTQDMIEGFTWDRMTLGGPVFDLKKLSWLNGQYLKIESNDKWLTCLKDIVFNDEYLLKIIPLIKERVEKFEDFIDNTAFFFQGDLNYANAPLVPKGRTAAEIAGYLNDLVLKLDICENWNHTEIHNIFNEYLAEKGLKPKDVFMPMRVAVTGSKETPPLFECIEVLGKDIVQRRVRLAIDFLKTMKEQ, from the coding sequence ATGCCGCACACCCAAAAAGAAGTTCGAGTTCGTATTGCGCCTAGCCCCACGGGTGACCCGCATATTGGAACCGCATATATTGCTTTATTTAACTATGTATTTACTAAAAAAAATAAAGGTAAATTCATTATTCGTATTGAAGATACCGATCAAAAAAGATACCGTTCTGATAGTGAAGCGATGATTCTCGATGCCTTAAAATGGGTAGGTATCCAGTGGGATGAAGGTCCCGACATTGGAGGACCCTACGCACCCTATAAGCAAAGTGAACGCAAAGAAATTTATAGAGAATATGCTGAAGCTTTAATTCAAAAAGGGCATGCTTACCGTTGTTTTTGTACAACACAACGTCTCGATGTTTTAAGAAAAACGCAACAAGCACAAAAACTTCCTCCAGGTTATGATCGACTTTGTCGTGACTTACCTAAAGAAGATGTGGATAAAAAAATTGCAGAAAATATTCCTTACGTCATTCGCATGAAAATGCCGACCGTAGGCAAAACAACGTTTAAAGATACCCTGCGTGGTAATATTGAATTTGAAAACGATGGTATTGACGATCAAGTTTTATTAAAAACAGATGGCTTTCCTACTTATCATTTAGCCGTTGTTGTTGACGATCATTTGATGAAAATAACCCATGTTATTCGTGGCGAGGAGTGGATATCCTCAACACCAAAACACATCATGCTTTATGAAATGTTTGGCTGGGAAAAACCAGATTTTTGTCATTTGCCCTTGTTACGTAATGCAGATAAATCAAAAATATCGAAACGGAAGAATCCGACTTCCATAAATTATTACCGCCGTAAGGGAATTTTACCAGAAACATTGCGTAATTTCCTTGCCTTAATGGGCTGGAATTTTGGAGATAATGTCGAAAAATTTAGCACACAAGACATGATCGAAGGCTTTACTTGGGATCGCATGACTCTAGGCGGTCCGGTATTTGATCTCAAAAAACTTTCCTGGTTAAACGGACAATATTTAAAAATAGAAAGCAATGACAAATGGCTTACCTGCCTAAAAGACATTGTATTTAACGATGAATATTTATTAAAAATCATCCCACTTATTAAAGAGCGCGTTGAAAAATTTGAAGATTTTATTGACAACACAGCCTTCTTTTTTCAAGGCGACTTAAATTATGCCAATGCTCCTTTGGTTCCTAAAGGGCGCACCGCTGCTGAAATAGCAGGCTATTTAAATGATTTGGTGCTTAAACTTGATATCTGTGAAAATTGGAATCATACTGAGATTCACAATATATTTAATGAATATCTTGCGGAAAAAGGATTAAAACCAAAAGATGTTTTTATGCCTATGCGTGTTGCCGTAACAGGAAGTAAAGAAACACCTCCCTTATTTGAATGTATTGAAGTTTTAGGTAAAGATATTGTTCAAAGAAGAGTACGTCTCGCAATTGATTTTTTAAAAACAATGAAAGAGCAATAG